The following DNA comes from Amycolatopsis albispora.
TGACATTCCGGGACGCCATGCATCGAAGAATACCGTCGAATTCGGGCCGGATCGACGATTCACCCTGTCGCCGAATTCGCCGGGGCCAAACCGTCCAGCCAGTTGAAGCGGAATATCATCGGGTGAACTGCTCCGTTCGGCTCAGCACCCCTTGCACGGTGCCGCGCATACCGCCATTCGCGTGATCACCAAGGGCGGCAACGTCCGCGGCACTCGGCATTCCGCCGTCCGATGAGGACAGAAGTGCTCGTCCTCCTGCCGACGAGCATTCCGATCAGGACTCTCCGGCGCCATTCCAGTGCCACCGCACCAAATACCCGATCACCGCAGCGAAGCCGAGCCCGCGATGGTCCACACGCACCTGACGCCATTCGCCGCACTCTGCAGCAAGCCGGAGCACAAGACGCCACTCAGCTCCCCGCCCTGAACACCACCAACAGCCGTCAGGCCTTCATCGATTCGAGCATCCGGGTCAGCGCGGCCACGGTGTCCGCGAGGTCGCGGGCCGGTTCGGCCGAGCCCGCCAGCCAGGCGGCGGCCTCGTTCATCGCGCCGGAGAGCAGGTGCGCGAGCGGGGCCACCGGCTGCCGGACCAGCACACCGTCGTCGATCAGCCGGGTGAGCGCCTCGGCGAGGTGCCGCATCGACGCGGTCGCGTCGAGTTCACGCCAGGTCTCCCAGCCGAGCACCGCGGGCGCGTCGACCAGCATGATGCGCTGGATCTCCGGCTCGGTGGTCACGGTGAGGAACGCGGTGCAGCCCGCCACCAGCTGCGTCCAGGGATCGGCGTCCGGCGCCGCTTTGTCCACCCGGGCGGCCACCTCCGCGTGCACCTCCTCCAGCACCGCGCGGAAGAGCTGGTCCTTGCCGGTGAA
Coding sequences within:
- a CDS encoding TetR/AcrR family transcriptional regulator is translated as MPTKAQQREETTRNLVAVARELFAAKGYGQVSLAEIVNAAGVSKGALYHYFTGKDQLFRAVLEEVHAEVAARVDKAAPDADPWTQLVAGCTAFLTVTTEPEIQRIMLVDAPAVLGWETWRELDATASMRHLAEALTRLIDDGVLVRQPVAPLAHLLSGAMNEAAAWLAGSAEPARDLADTVAALTRMLESMKA